A window from Cryobacterium sp. PAMC25264 encodes these proteins:
- the aroQ gene encoding type II 3-dehydroquinate dehydratase, with protein MRTVLVLNGPNLGRLGSREPDVYGSANLDDLRALLSAATPDDVTVDLRQTDDEAELIHWLYEAVDTGTPVVLNPAAFTHYSYALRDAAALVTKAGIPLVEVHISNPHARETFRHTSVVSAVATGVIAGFGFDSYRLAVDYIVRLG; from the coding sequence ATGCGCACAGTCCTCGTCCTGAACGGTCCCAACCTCGGCCGCCTCGGCAGCCGTGAACCGGATGTCTACGGGTCCGCCAACCTCGACGACCTGCGTGCGCTGCTCTCCGCGGCCACCCCTGACGACGTCACCGTGGACCTCCGTCAGACCGACGACGAGGCCGAACTCATCCACTGGCTCTACGAGGCCGTGGACACCGGAACCCCCGTGGTGCTGAACCCCGCCGCGTTCACGCATTACAGCTACGCGTTGCGCGACGCCGCGGCCCTGGTCACCAAGGCGGGGATCCCGCTCGTCGAGGTACACATCTCCAACCCGCACGCCCGCGAAACCTTCCGGCACACGAGCGTGGTCAGCGCCGTGGCCACCGGCGTCATCGCCGGCTTCGGCTTCGATTCCTACCGACTGGCCGTGGACTACATCGTCCGGCTCGGCTGA
- a CDS encoding aldehyde dehydrogenase family protein, whose protein sequence is MTVYAAPGTPGAKVTFKSRYENWIGGEWVPPVRGQYFEDISPVNGKPFTEVARSTHEDIDLALDAAHKAAPAWGKTTATQRAAVLNKMADVIDKNLELLAVAESWDNGKPIREPLNADLPLAADHFRYFAAAIRAQDGDHAELDNDTVSYQFHEPLGVVGQIIPWNFPILMAVWKLAPALAAGNAVVLKPAEQTPASILVLIELIGDILPPGVLNIVNGFGIEAGKPLASSNRIRKIAFTGETTTGRLILQYASANIIPSTVELGGKSANIFFDDVAQKDDSYYDKAQEGFVLFAFNQGEVCTCPSRALLHKPIYDSFLGGAIERTKLAIQGNPLDTDTQVGAQASNDQLEKILSYIDIGKKEGAKLLLGGEQLDLGGDLAGGYYVQPTIFEGQNKMRIFQEEIFGPVVAVTSFEDYDDAISIANDTLYGLGAGVWSRNGNIAYRAGRDLHAGRVWVNNYHNYPAGAAFGGYKSSGIGRENNKLALGHYQQTKNMLVSYSEDALGFF, encoded by the coding sequence ATGACCGTTTACGCCGCCCCCGGCACGCCGGGCGCCAAAGTCACCTTCAAGTCCCGCTACGAGAACTGGATCGGAGGCGAATGGGTGCCACCGGTGAGGGGCCAGTACTTCGAAGACATCTCACCGGTCAACGGCAAGCCCTTCACCGAAGTCGCCCGCAGCACCCACGAGGACATCGACCTCGCCCTCGACGCGGCGCACAAGGCCGCTCCGGCCTGGGGCAAGACCACGGCCACGCAGCGTGCCGCAGTGCTCAACAAGATGGCGGATGTCATCGACAAGAATCTCGAGTTGCTGGCCGTGGCCGAGAGCTGGGACAACGGCAAGCCCATCCGGGAGCCGCTGAACGCCGACCTGCCGCTGGCCGCGGACCACTTCCGCTACTTCGCCGCCGCCATCCGCGCGCAGGACGGCGACCACGCCGAACTCGACAACGACACCGTCTCGTATCAGTTCCACGAGCCACTCGGTGTGGTCGGGCAGATCATCCCGTGGAACTTCCCGATCCTGATGGCCGTGTGGAAGCTGGCCCCGGCCCTCGCCGCCGGCAACGCGGTGGTGCTCAAGCCCGCCGAGCAGACCCCCGCGTCGATCCTGGTACTCATCGAACTGATCGGCGACATCCTGCCGCCCGGCGTACTGAACATCGTCAACGGCTTCGGCATCGAGGCCGGCAAGCCGCTGGCGTCGTCGAACCGTATCCGCAAGATCGCGTTCACCGGGGAGACCACCACGGGCCGGTTGATCCTGCAGTACGCCAGCGCCAACATCATCCCCTCCACCGTGGAGCTGGGTGGCAAGAGCGCGAACATCTTCTTCGACGACGTGGCCCAGAAGGACGACAGCTACTACGACAAGGCCCAAGAGGGCTTCGTGCTGTTCGCCTTCAACCAGGGCGAGGTGTGCACCTGCCCGAGCCGGGCCCTCCTGCACAAGCCCATCTACGACAGCTTCCTCGGCGGCGCCATCGAGCGCACCAAGCTCGCGATCCAGGGCAACCCGCTGGACACCGACACCCAGGTGGGTGCGCAGGCCAGCAACGACCAGCTCGAGAAGATCCTCTCCTACATCGACATCGGCAAGAAGGAGGGCGCCAAGCTGCTGCTGGGTGGGGAACAGCTCGATCTGGGCGGGGACCTGGCCGGCGGCTACTACGTGCAGCCGACGATCTTCGAGGGCCAGAACAAGATGCGCATCTTCCAGGAGGAGATCTTCGGCCCGGTCGTGGCCGTGACCAGCTTCGAGGACTACGACGACGCCATCTCCATCGCCAACGACACCCTCTACGGTCTCGGTGCCGGCGTCTGGTCGCGTAACGGCAACATCGCCTACCGGGCCGGCCGCGACCTGCATGCCGGCCGGGTCTGGGTCAACAATTACCACAACTACCCGGCTGGAGCCGCTTTCGGCGGATACAAGAGCTCCGGCATCGGCCGGGAGAACAACAAGCTCGCCCTGGGGCACTACCAGCAGACCAAAAACATGCTCGTGTCCTACTCCGAAGACGCCCTGGGCTTCTTCTAA
- the efp gene encoding elongation factor P, which yields MASTADIRNGVVLNIDKQLWAVIEFQHVKPGKGGAFVRTKLKNVVTGKTVDRTFNAGAKIETENVDRRDFQYLYADGDSYVFMDVADYDQLTVSSTVVGDAANFMLENQAVTVALHDGNPLYVELPASVTLEITYTEPGLQGDRSTGGTKPATVETGYQIQVPLFLEQGTKVKVDTRTGDYLGRVN from the coding sequence ATGGCATCTACCGCCGACATTCGAAATGGCGTCGTCCTCAACATCGACAAGCAGCTGTGGGCCGTCATCGAGTTCCAGCACGTCAAGCCCGGCAAGGGTGGCGCCTTCGTGCGCACCAAGCTGAAGAACGTCGTCACCGGCAAGACGGTCGACCGCACCTTCAACGCCGGCGCGAAGATCGAGACCGAGAACGTCGACCGCCGCGACTTCCAGTACCTCTACGCGGATGGCGACTCCTACGTCTTCATGGACGTCGCGGACTACGACCAGCTCACCGTGTCCTCCACCGTGGTCGGCGACGCCGCCAACTTCATGCTGGAGAACCAGGCCGTGACTGTCGCGCTGCACGACGGCAACCCGCTCTACGTCGAGCTGCCTGCCTCCGTGACCCTCGAAATCACCTACACCGAGCCGGGCCTGCAGGGCGACCGCTCCACCGGCGGCACCAAGCCCGCCACCGTTGAAACCGGGTACCAGATCCAGGTGCCGCTGTTCCTCGAGCAGGGCACCAAGGTCAAGGTCGACACCCGCACCGGTGACTACCTCGGCCGCGTCAACTAG
- a CDS encoding DUF6518 family protein codes for MDTLAASRTVIADRPEPGWWYRESLRSSLHAILIAVIGGALIGSLTSFGQGYLPEWVNSLSNSVGGWTMFCFLIVWLGRARPVLAAVLGALVFQLLVESYSVVSEWRGFDDGDPFTSVWTVAGLVAGPFLGTTAGLVRHAPPLWRALAVTPLCAVLLGEGLWALTAVAGTTSPVYWGLEIVLSVVFLLAAVLRCRLEPRVVPVVVCVWLVGTLAYIGVIVGILS; via the coding sequence ATGGACACCCTTGCAGCTTCCCGCACCGTCATAGCGGACAGACCAGAGCCCGGCTGGTGGTACCGCGAGAGCCTCAGGTCATCGCTACACGCCATCCTGATCGCGGTGATCGGCGGTGCACTGATCGGCTCTCTGACCAGTTTCGGCCAGGGGTACCTGCCGGAGTGGGTCAATTCCCTGAGCAACTCGGTGGGCGGCTGGACGATGTTCTGCTTCCTGATCGTCTGGCTGGGTCGTGCCCGCCCCGTCCTCGCCGCGGTTCTGGGCGCGCTCGTGTTCCAGCTGCTGGTCGAGTCCTACAGTGTCGTGAGTGAGTGGCGGGGCTTCGATGACGGGGATCCGTTCACGTCGGTATGGACCGTGGCCGGTCTGGTCGCGGGTCCGTTCCTCGGTACCACCGCCGGCCTGGTTCGCCACGCTCCCCCGCTCTGGCGGGCCCTCGCGGTCACTCCCCTTTGCGCGGTCCTCCTGGGCGAGGGTCTCTGGGCGCTCACTGCCGTAGCCGGCACCACCAGTCCGGTGTACTGGGGGTTGGAGATCGTGCTGTCGGTGGTCTTCCTGTTGGCGGCGGTCCTCCGCTGCCGGCTCGAGCCGCGGGTGGTCCCCGTGGTGGTGTGCGTGTGGCTGGTGGGCACCCTGGCCTACATCGGCGTGATCGTCGGCATCCTGAGCTGA
- the pyrR gene encoding bifunctional pyr operon transcriptional regulator/uracil phosphoribosyltransferase PyrR, with protein MTERTVLTQADITRALTRISHEILESNRGAENLVILGIPTRGVALARRIAETIQRIEPTSGAVRVGSLDVTMYRDDLSHTRTRTPSPTQVPGSIDGATVVLVDDVLYSGRTIRAALDALGDHGRPSVVRLAVLVDRGHRELPIRADFVGKNLPSASHERINVHVTEIDGDEFVSIDSGSDGGDGGPGDSDSTDTGAASDGGTR; from the coding sequence TTGACGGAGCGCACTGTGCTCACCCAGGCTGACATCACCCGCGCGTTGACTCGGATCTCTCACGAGATCCTGGAGTCCAATCGAGGTGCGGAGAACCTGGTCATTCTGGGCATCCCCACCAGGGGAGTCGCCCTGGCCCGGCGAATCGCCGAGACCATCCAACGCATCGAGCCCACCTCCGGAGCCGTGCGGGTCGGTTCGCTCGACGTGACGATGTACCGAGACGACCTCTCTCACACCCGCACCCGCACGCCCTCGCCCACCCAGGTGCCCGGCAGCATCGACGGAGCCACCGTGGTGCTCGTCGACGACGTGCTCTACTCCGGCCGCACCATCCGCGCCGCACTCGACGCCCTCGGCGACCATGGCCGACCCAGTGTGGTGCGCCTCGCGGTCCTCGTGGACCGCGGCCACCGCGAGCTGCCGATCCGCGCCGACTTCGTGGGCAAAAACCTCCCCAGCGCCAGCCACGAACGCATCAATGTGCACGTCACCGAGATCGACGGCGACGAGTTCGTGAGCATCGACAGCGGCAGCGACGGCGGCGACGGTGGCCCTGGCGACAGCGACAGCACCGACACCGGCGCAGCAAGCGACGGGGGCACCCGGTGA
- a CDS encoding aspartate carbamoyltransferase catalytic subunit: protein MKHLLSTKALSRDEAIGLLDIAEDMADVANREVKKLPTLRGKTVVNLFFEDSTRTRISFEAAAKRLSADVINFSAKGSSVSKGESLKDTAQTLAAMGADGVVIRHPASGGPQVLAGSGWIDAGIINAGDGTHEHPTQALLDAFTIRRRLHGSASRGRGLDGVTVTIVGDILHSRVARSNLWLLNTLGAQVTFIAPPTLVPADTSAWPATIGYDLDAAIDAGPDVVMMLRIQAERMNAAFFPNSREYSRRWGLDDERFARLSSHSIVMHPGPMNRGLEISSAAADSERSTVREQVANGVSVRMAALYLLLSGDREDH, encoded by the coding sequence GTGAAGCACCTGCTCTCCACCAAGGCACTGAGCCGTGACGAGGCCATCGGCCTGCTCGACATCGCCGAGGACATGGCGGATGTGGCCAACCGCGAGGTCAAGAAGCTTCCGACCCTGCGCGGCAAGACCGTGGTCAACCTGTTCTTCGAGGACTCCACCCGCACCCGCATCTCGTTCGAGGCCGCCGCCAAGCGCCTCAGCGCCGACGTGATCAACTTCAGCGCCAAGGGGTCCAGCGTCTCCAAGGGCGAAAGCCTCAAGGACACCGCGCAGACCCTGGCCGCGATGGGCGCCGACGGCGTCGTCATCCGCCACCCCGCCTCCGGCGGCCCGCAGGTGTTGGCCGGCAGCGGCTGGATCGACGCCGGCATCATCAACGCGGGCGACGGCACCCACGAGCACCCCACTCAGGCGCTTCTCGACGCCTTCACCATCCGCCGTCGCCTGCACGGCAGCGCGTCCCGCGGCCGTGGCCTCGACGGCGTCACCGTCACCATCGTCGGCGATATCCTGCACTCCCGCGTCGCCCGCTCCAACCTGTGGCTGCTGAACACCCTGGGCGCCCAGGTCACCTTCATCGCCCCGCCCACGCTGGTGCCGGCGGACACCTCCGCCTGGCCCGCCACCATCGGCTACGACCTGGACGCCGCCATCGATGCCGGCCCCGATGTCGTCATGATGCTGCGCATCCAGGCCGAACGGATGAACGCCGCGTTCTTCCCAAACAGCCGCGAGTACTCCCGCCGCTGGGGCCTGGACGACGAGCGCTTCGCCCGGCTGTCGTCGCATAGCATTGTCATGCACCCCGGACCGATGAACCGCGGCCTGGAGATCTCCTCCGCCGCGGCAGACTCTGAACGGTCCACCGTGCGCGAACAGGTCGCAAACGGGGTCTCCGTGCGCATGGCGGCGTTGTACTTGCTGTTATCGGGCGACCGAGAGGATCACTGA
- the aroB gene encoding 3-dehydroquinate synthase: MTDLHPEDPSAESGTDTESTTTITVSGVDSYPVYIGRGIVADVAEQLGDTVKKVLIVHTSHLGARAVALRESLLDRYEVLIAEVPDAEPAKRVEVAAFCWQVMGQADFTRTDAVIGFGGGAVTDLAGFVAATWLRGVKLVQIPTSVLGMVDAAVGGKNGINTAEGKNLVGTFYAPAAVVCDLDILADLPRNEILAGFAEIVKAGFIQVPEILDIVEADVALVTDPTTEQFRRVLELAIAMKARVVGADFKEAGLREILNYGHTLGHAVEHAERYGWRHGAAVAVGMMFAAELARLSGRLSDEAVDRHRRILESLTLPISYPVGRWPTLLATMQRDKKTRSGMLRFIVLDDIGKPTVLEAPDASLLFAAYQEIGS, from the coding sequence ATGACTGACCTGCATCCCGAAGACCCCTCCGCTGAATCCGGCACCGACACCGAGTCCACAACGACCATCACCGTGAGCGGGGTGGACAGCTACCCCGTCTACATCGGGCGCGGCATCGTTGCCGACGTTGCCGAGCAGCTGGGTGACACTGTCAAGAAGGTGCTCATCGTGCACACCTCGCACCTGGGCGCCCGCGCGGTGGCGCTGCGTGAGAGCCTGCTCGACCGCTACGAGGTCCTCATCGCCGAGGTGCCCGACGCCGAGCCCGCCAAACGCGTGGAGGTGGCCGCGTTCTGCTGGCAGGTGATGGGGCAGGCCGACTTCACCCGCACGGATGCCGTGATCGGCTTCGGCGGCGGCGCGGTGACCGACCTGGCCGGGTTCGTCGCCGCCACCTGGCTGCGCGGCGTGAAGCTCGTGCAGATTCCCACCAGCGTGCTCGGGATGGTCGACGCGGCCGTCGGCGGCAAGAACGGCATCAACACCGCCGAAGGCAAGAACCTTGTCGGCACCTTCTACGCCCCGGCGGCCGTGGTCTGCGACCTGGACATCCTGGCCGACCTGCCCCGCAACGAGATCCTGGCAGGGTTTGCCGAGATCGTGAAGGCGGGCTTCATCCAGGTCCCCGAGATCCTCGACATCGTCGAAGCCGACGTCGCCTTGGTGACCGACCCCACCACCGAGCAGTTCCGCCGGGTGCTCGAACTGGCGATCGCCATGAAGGCTCGCGTGGTGGGCGCCGACTTCAAGGAGGCGGGCCTGCGCGAGATCCTCAACTACGGGCACACGCTCGGCCACGCCGTCGAGCACGCCGAACGCTACGGCTGGCGTCACGGGGCCGCCGTGGCCGTGGGAATGATGTTCGCCGCCGAACTCGCCCGTCTCAGCGGACGGCTCTCGGACGAGGCCGTCGACCGGCACCGCCGCATCCTGGAATCGCTCACGTTGCCGATCAGCTACCCGGTTGGCCGCTGGCCCACGCTGCTGGCCACCATGCAGCGCGATAAGAAGACCCGCAGCGGCATGCTGCGTTTCATCGTGCTCGACGACATCGGCAAGCCCACCGTTCTCGAAGCGCCCGATGCATCACTCCTGTTCGCCGCGTACCAGGAGATCGGGTCCTAA
- a CDS encoding shikimate kinase, which translates to MASGKSKIGRRVARLLRVPFIDTDKTIVAAHGPITEIFARLGEPHFRDLERDAVADALGRGRAVVSLGGGAVLDPATRERLRGTTVVSLSTTAEAVRSRTRNAKRPLLAAGPDAWQRIYDERRPLYDALASIHFDTSTRPVDAIADDIVKWVRRHHD; encoded by the coding sequence ATGGCGTCGGGCAAGTCCAAGATCGGTCGCCGGGTCGCCCGCCTACTCCGGGTTCCGTTCATCGACACCGACAAGACCATCGTTGCCGCGCACGGGCCGATCACCGAGATCTTCGCCAGGCTCGGCGAGCCGCACTTCCGGGACCTCGAGCGCGACGCGGTGGCCGACGCCCTCGGGCGCGGGCGGGCCGTGGTGTCGCTCGGCGGGGGAGCCGTGCTCGACCCCGCCACCCGGGAACGCCTCCGCGGCACCACCGTGGTATCGCTGAGTACCACCGCCGAGGCCGTGCGCTCGCGCACCAGAAACGCCAAACGGCCGCTGCTGGCTGCCGGTCCCGACGCGTGGCAACGCATCTATGATGAGCGACGCCCGCTCTACGACGCGCTGGCCAGCATCCACTTCGACACGTCGACCAGACCGGTCGATGCCATCGCCGACGACATCGTGAAATGGGTACGACGACACCATGACTGA
- a CDS encoding DUF4190 domain-containing protein — MTEHTDPQQTGAERAAQADAQAGYTGGGNQPVTYLGASYVPAIPPRTNTLAIVSLVTGFCCSLAAVITGHIALAQVKRTGEGGRNLAIAGLVLGYIGIGITTLILVLALTFTALFSTLFGVLGGINGNTGNTGPSSSIVAGQVGAAYLDDGYLLVGTGDTVVDLYIDPMCPYCGQFDAANGATLAALVDNGAITLRLHALTFLDQASAGSEYSSRASAALTCVAATNPDSTLDYLTALFGDQPIEGTTGLTDDELIALSVGADSISDCVTSGRYLAWSQQNTDNALNGPIPGSDLPSLQGTPTALVDGRQYLGAIDDPQAFADFVLGATS, encoded by the coding sequence ATGACCGAGCACACTGATCCGCAACAGACTGGCGCTGAACGCGCTGCCCAGGCAGACGCCCAAGCCGGGTACACCGGCGGCGGCAATCAACCGGTGACATACCTCGGAGCCTCCTACGTGCCGGCCATCCCGCCCCGCACCAACACCCTCGCCATCGTCTCGCTGGTCACCGGGTTCTGCTGTTCTCTCGCTGCCGTGATCACCGGGCACATCGCCCTGGCCCAGGTGAAGCGCACGGGCGAGGGGGGCCGCAACCTGGCGATCGCCGGACTGGTGCTCGGCTACATCGGAATCGGGATCACGACCCTGATTCTGGTGCTGGCCCTCACCTTCACCGCGCTTTTCAGCACGCTGTTCGGGGTCCTCGGTGGAATCAACGGCAACACCGGCAACACCGGCCCCTCGTCGAGCATCGTCGCCGGACAGGTCGGCGCCGCCTACCTCGATGACGGCTATCTCCTGGTGGGTACCGGCGACACCGTCGTGGACCTCTACATCGACCCGATGTGCCCCTACTGCGGCCAGTTCGACGCCGCGAACGGAGCCACCCTCGCCGCCCTCGTCGACAACGGCGCCATCACGCTGCGCCTGCACGCTCTCACCTTCCTCGACCAGGCATCCGCGGGCAGCGAGTACTCGTCGCGGGCGTCAGCCGCTCTCACGTGCGTGGCCGCGACCAACCCGGATTCGACGCTGGACTATCTCACCGCCCTGTTCGGCGACCAGCCCATCGAGGGAACCACCGGGCTCACCGACGACGAGCTCATCGCCCTGTCCGTGGGCGCGGACTCGATCAGCGATTGCGTCACGAGCGGTCGCTACCTGGCCTGGTCGCAGCAGAACACCGACAACGCCCTGAACGGCCCGATCCCCGGGTCCGACCTGCCCTCGCTGCAGGGCACGCCGACCGCCCTCGTCGACGGGCGTCAGTACCTGGGAGCCATCGACGACCCACAGGCGTTCGCCGACTTCGTTCTCGGCGCCACGTCCTAA
- the nusB gene encoding transcription antitermination factor NusB → MSARTKARKRAIDILYAADIRQSTIQQSLAMEAERAASEPARMASWLYARDIVDGVVDHRDEIDELIETYSQGWTLSRMPTIDRAILRIGIWEILYNDAVPHAVAIDEAVEAAKVLSTDDSAGFVNGLLGRIAQTAPSV, encoded by the coding sequence GTGAGCGCCCGAACCAAGGCGCGCAAGCGCGCGATCGACATCCTGTACGCCGCGGACATCCGCCAGTCGACGATTCAGCAGTCGCTGGCGATGGAAGCCGAACGTGCCGCGAGTGAACCCGCCCGCATGGCGTCGTGGCTGTACGCCAGGGACATCGTGGACGGCGTGGTCGACCACCGCGACGAGATCGACGAACTGATCGAGACGTACTCGCAGGGCTGGACGCTCTCGCGGATGCCCACGATCGACCGGGCCATCCTGCGTATCGGCATCTGGGAGATCCTGTACAACGACGCCGTGCCGCACGCCGTCGCGATCGACGAAGCCGTCGAGGCCGCCAAGGTCCTCTCGACGGATGACTCCGCCGGGTTCGTCAACGGACTGCTCGGCCGGATCGCCCAGACGGCTCCGTCCGTTTAG
- a CDS encoding DUF779 domain-containing protein, with product MTDLIAPEPDAPPTPASAVEGTITIPGETRSRVALTPATVDLLRSLWEEHGPLMFHQSGGCCDGSSPMCFPAGEFITSDQDVLLGRLDIAPAGGPEQVIDFWISAEQFAYWSHTALLIDTVPGRGGGFSAEAPRGVRFIIRSELMESFAD from the coding sequence ATGACCGACCTCATCGCGCCCGAACCCGATGCGCCGCCCACGCCCGCCAGCGCCGTCGAAGGCACCATCACCATCCCCGGCGAGACCCGGTCACGGGTGGCGCTCACCCCGGCCACGGTCGATCTGCTGCGCAGCCTCTGGGAGGAACACGGACCGCTCATGTTCCACCAGTCCGGCGGATGTTGCGACGGGAGCTCACCCATGTGCTTCCCTGCGGGGGAGTTCATCACCTCCGATCAGGACGTCCTGCTCGGCCGGTTGGACATCGCGCCGGCCGGTGGCCCCGAGCAGGTCATCGACTTCTGGATCTCCGCCGAACAGTTCGCGTACTGGAGCCACACCGCTTTGCTGATCGACACCGTGCCCGGTCGCGGCGGGGGATTCTCGGCCGAGGCTCCGCGCGGGGTCCGCTTCATCATCCGTTCGGAGCTGATGGAGTCCTTCGCCGATTGA
- a CDS encoding GAF domain-containing protein: MSSPWTITPADSTVRASTLRSFTAQERLHEAAIGHRTDLSANVMQAGMRALVRESWQRSISLRLDPLTAQADPTLSSDELALLRSRNPLASVLPVINALLVRHATEFGLIVAVADEAGRLLWIDGDSAVRTSAEEMRFVVGADWSEARVGTSAPGTALELDHGVQIQRAEHFSQLAHQFSCTAVPIHDPVTGAVLGVIDITGGDQAVAPQTLPLVEAAVAALEAELRIQSLSAPRRPAPRPSGFTAPAMLLSVLGTENGSLRGHSGSAQLSPRHAEILLLLAWHRQGLSAERLAAALSEDQPHAVENLRAEMVRLRRVLSVDHPRLRIGSRPYRLETDIDTDAGRLLALLRRGAHRMALAAYRGPVLPGSVAPGIVEIRTEVTRRLRETLLSDASVEVLLDFAATDEAAWDSEVWRACRELLPARSPQRAAVLARLARIEHDIGTTSAL, translated from the coding sequence GTGAGCAGCCCGTGGACCATCACGCCTGCCGATTCGACTGTGCGCGCGTCGACTCTGCGCTCGTTCACCGCACAGGAACGGCTGCATGAGGCCGCCATCGGTCACCGCACCGACCTGAGTGCAAACGTTATGCAGGCAGGAATGCGCGCCCTCGTGCGGGAGTCCTGGCAACGCTCCATCTCATTGCGACTTGACCCTCTCACCGCCCAGGCCGATCCGACACTGAGCAGCGACGAACTGGCCCTGTTGCGCTCCCGCAACCCTCTGGCCAGCGTGTTGCCGGTGATCAACGCCCTGCTGGTGCGTCATGCCACCGAGTTCGGGTTGATCGTCGCCGTGGCGGATGAGGCCGGCCGGCTGCTCTGGATCGACGGCGACAGCGCAGTGCGCACGAGCGCCGAGGAGATGCGCTTCGTGGTGGGCGCCGATTGGTCGGAGGCCCGGGTGGGCACGAGCGCCCCCGGCACGGCACTTGAGCTCGACCACGGCGTCCAGATCCAGCGTGCCGAGCATTTCAGCCAGCTCGCCCACCAGTTCAGCTGCACGGCCGTTCCCATCCACGACCCGGTCACCGGGGCCGTGCTCGGAGTTATCGATATCACCGGGGGAGACCAGGCGGTGGCCCCGCAGACTCTGCCCCTGGTGGAGGCTGCGGTGGCGGCGCTCGAAGCCGAGCTGCGCATCCAGAGCCTCAGTGCCCCTCGACGGCCCGCCCCGCGACCGTCCGGTTTCACCGCACCGGCGATGCTGCTCAGCGTGCTCGGCACCGAGAACGGCAGCCTGCGCGGCCACTCCGGCAGCGCTCAGCTCAGCCCCCGGCATGCCGAGATTCTTCTGCTGCTCGCCTGGCACCGGCAGGGCCTGTCAGCCGAACGTCTCGCAGCGGCTCTGAGCGAGGATCAGCCGCACGCGGTGGAGAACCTGCGCGCGGAGATGGTGCGGCTGCGCAGGGTCCTGTCCGTCGACCATCCGCGGCTGCGCATCGGGTCACGCCCGTACCGGCTCGAGACCGACATCGACACGGATGCCGGGCGCCTTCTGGCGCTGCTGCGGCGTGGCGCGCACCGGATGGCCCTCGCCGCGTACCGAGGCCCGGTGCTCCCGGGCTCGGTGGCCCCTGGCATCGTGGAGATCCGCACGGAGGTGACTCGCCGGCTGAGGGAGACCCTGCTCAGCGACGCATCCGTTGAGGTACTGCTCGACTTTGCCGCGACCGACGAGGCGGCCTGGGACAGCGAGGTCTGGCGCGCGTGCCGGGAACTGCTGCCGGCCCGGTCACCCCAGCGAGCCGCGGTGCTCGCCCGGCTCGCCCGCATCGAGCACGACATCGGAACCACGTCCGCGCTGTGA